In Lodderomyces elongisporus chromosome 2, complete sequence, the following proteins share a genomic window:
- the TRM2 gene encoding tRNA(m5U54)methyltransferase, translated as MTPTIMPEKRAINENVKEDEQLSKKFKLESNNSNNNNNNENQKQEQTQTQNSKQKNQQQTKKHKTRKYKAKTVESTSPLGVLDLEIKSLCEEYNLTLDEIRNDMRGILNDTTVEQVYHRIVEDVEILKFASNGDSIAIVSSPQSDNKAIETTKDSTKENADKHAVLPLQKKQVVIIPFGIPGDIAKIKIFRTHPLYAEADLLAITKPSGIRNDNLINCRYFGKCSGCQYQNIHYDEQLEIKKQTIRNAYKHFAPILSEKGLLPDVDDTEASPLQYQYRTKLTPHFNIAKGYGKTGKELEHRPNFGFGAKGRPEWRTGEKAKEGKIGADFGPSGQIMDIEECTIGTKIVNIGLENERHRFENAFKEYKRGATVLLREDTKCMQNAVQNTGDTTDTDEVKNDAKESVIGEASRDESGEVSSIKVEQGDQEVVKTCVTNPRQIVQEIIGPYRFEFSAGEFFQNNNSILPIITKYVRDNLFSNSNNTTTNTTTNITTTTTNTGSSSPNYLVDAYCGSGLFSITCSTNVTKVIGVEVSADSVKFARHNATLNNIKNSHFIVGKAEEIFKDIDTPSEQTSVILDPPRKGCDDVFLNQLSEYKPAKIVYISCNVHSQARDVEWFLNNTKNGELYKVESIKGFDFFPQTHHVESVAVLSMK; from the coding sequence ATGACACCTACAATAATGCCTGAGAAAAGAGCTATCAATGAAAATGTGAAGGAAGATGAACAACTTTCCAAAAAGTTCAAGCTAGAGAGTaataatagcaacaacaacaacaataatgaaaatcaaaaacaagagcAGACCCAGACCCAGAACtcgaagcaaaaaaatcaacagcAGACAAAGAAGCACAAGACACGGAAATACAAGGCAAAAACAGTGGAACTGACAAGTCCACTTGGTGTGTTGGATCTCGAGATTAAATCATTATGCGAGGAATATAATCTTACTTTAGATGAGATAAGAAATGACATGAGGGGAATTTTGAATGATACTACAGTGGAGCAAGTATACCATAGAATAGTTGAAGATGTcgaaattttgaaatttgcCTCTAATGGTGACTCTATTGCTATTGTCTCGAGCCCGCAAAGTGACAATAAGGCAATCGAGACGACAAAGGATtctacaaaagaaaatgcagACAAGCATGCCGTGTTGCCCttgcaaaagaagcaaGTAGTAATTATTCCATTCGGAATTCCTGGTGATATCGctaaaatcaaaatcttcCGTACCCACCCGTTATATGCCGAAGCAGATTTATTGGCCATCACCAAGCCATCAGGTATACGGAATGATAACTTGATCAATTGCAGATACTTTGGAAAATGTTCAGGGTGTCAATATCAAAATATACACTACGACGAACAACTCGAGATCAAGAAGCAGACTATACGCAATGCCTACAAGCATTTTGCGCCAATCTTGAGCGAAAAGGGATTATTGCCggatgttgatgatacAGAGGCATCACCATTGCAATACCAATACAGGACAAAGTTGACTCCCCATTTTAATATTGCAAAAGGGTATGGTAAGACAGGGAAAGAATTGGAACACAGACCAAACTTTGGGTTCGGTGCCAAGGGAAGACCCGAATGGAGAACTGGCGAAAAGGcaaaggaaggaaaaattGGAGCCGATTTCGGACCCCTGGGTCAAATCATGGATATCGAGGAATGCACTATTGGAACTAAGATTGTCAATATCGgattggaaaatgaaaggCATAGATTTGAGAATGCGTTCAAAGAGTACAAACGTGGTGCCACAGTATTGTTGAGAGAAGATACAAAATGTATGCAAAATGCTGTTCAAAATACAGGAGATACAACTGACACCGATGAAGTTAAAAATGATGCAAAAGAATCTGTTATCGGTGAAGCTTCAAGAGATGAACTGGGTGAAGTATCAAGTATCAAAGTGGAGCAAGGTGACCAAGAGGTGGTCAAAACATGCGTTACAAATCCTAGACAAATTGTACAGGAGATAATCGGTCCATATAGGTTTGAATTTTCTGCCGGTGAGTTCTTTCAGAATAACAACTCCATTTTGCCTATTATTACGAAATACGTCAGAGATAATCTTTTCTCCAACTCCAAcaataccaccaccaataccaccaccaatatcaccaccaccactacaaATACTGGCTCCTCATCTCCCAACTACCTTGTTGATGCATATTGTGGCTCTGGTTTGTTCTCCATAACGTGTTCGACAAATGTGACCAAAGttattggtgttgaagTTAGTGCCGATTCTGTTAAATTTGCACGTCATAACGCCACGTTGAACAATATTAAAAACTCACATTTCATTGTTGGAAAAGCCGAAGAGATTTTTAAGGATATCGATACACCCTCTGAGCAGACTTCGGTAATTTTAGATCCCCCAAGAAAAGGATGCGATGATGTATTTTTGAACCAATTGAGTGAATACAAACCGGCAAAAATTGTTTACATTTCGTGTAATGTGCATTCGCAGGCAAGAGATGTCGAGTGGTTCTTGAATAACACAAAGAATGGTGAGTTGTATAAAGTCGAAAGTATTAAGGGGTTTGATTTCTTCCCACAAACACACCATGTAGAGAGCGTTGCTGTGCTCTCTATGAAGTAG
- the HOT1 gene encoding Transcription factor: MDDNYTDTSTNQPMFYTNSPTTANNTSRATTGATTTSTSHHPGVGNNNKNSSSNSNNNGNSNNKNNKNNSSSSNSNSNSNPVGIVDVNRHNSTPDTNNSIHSMNNSNNSNSKNNNNNNNNNNNNNNSNNGKNNNTRSSSASMNGHDSGVPTPRSIGVGGGSSGGVLQGNSHNHDLGVVGNGLSNTIVRQPHHNNVGNANNESVQTPHHQPQLQHHHSFQGGVQSGAGSGGRLNDQHTINDLYQLIGQLQQQNTINNQIMMKMNYMSESLQQVQQNLRELNQQVMYTIKGNNNGSNVFGGGNATAFELSTGAGGNNFNNQFKTIEIFTKHLKKLNKEMEEMTNGHQMGPSSNAGAPADVITQNGQQAQQQQTEQQQQQQQQQQQQQQQPIPPQQQQQQQQPQQQLPHNTASASHQIQANSTNSAFEDDDLSRKNLFRSLAGTAGSATISNATSPYSFENFGGYTTHGATTTTTRNGVGIGTNGAQLNGSMIYDKSPLAQAQIPQIPLSSQQQQQQQQQQQQQQQQHHHQQHQLKGGRNKQFRNINRPPLLSQQQQQLPQNQQHLHHQSPPSSAPPVPVPVPVPPSSLSSSSSHAQNNAFANSYMLPMPPLLTEDKTSGLNDPSSQFMMPRENGNLMTSSLRSQPSHTRAIPPQASTATFPFDDNDIEQSIDELEQQAGGPSSNNGPGQNNSNSNSSSNHRNADDNNSNNNSNGNPQQHQHQHQHQHQQQQQQQQQQQQLGNQSSTVAHHDQIDIVNGHILDHRHDNQVAKTPYGKRRKVSTNSIHSMTSRSSSITADLKNTTHPNDVPQYKLERSLKNIEDIWKEYAHGMNDKPPLKTLESKFGTKWRNETESRTFLRRKKIYEAIEIGKSKGYEEEEVIRELEEYRSYEKAGNVKKRPLSWLSANMPEKYNNPEE, encoded by the coding sequence ATGGACGATAATTATACTGATACTCTGACAAACCAGCCGATGTTCTATACCAATTCACCCACAACAGCCAATAATACAAGTAGAGCCACAACAGGAGCAACAACTACGTCAACATCCCACCACCCCGGAGTTggcaataacaacaaaaacagcagcagcaacagcaataacAACGGTAATTCAAataacaagaacaacaaaaacaacagcagtagcagtaacagcaacagcaacagtaATCCCGTTGGTATCGTTGATGTGAATCGCCATAATAGTACACCCGATACTAACAACTCAATCCATTCCAtgaataatagtaataatagcaatagcaaaaacaacaacaacaacaacaacaacaataataataataataacagtAATAATGGCAAGAATAATAACACTAGATCATCTTCGGCTAGTATGAATGGCCACGACTCAGGCGTACCAACACCAAGAAGTATAGGTGTAGGGGGTGGGAGTTCAGGTGGAGTGCTACAAGGAAATAGTCACAATCATGATTTGGGAGTGGTTGGAAATGGACTCTCCAACACAATTGTTCGACAACCTCACCACAATAATGTCGGAAACGCCAACAACGAGTCTGTACAAACCCCACATCACCAACCTCAACTTCAACATCACCATAGCTTTCAAGGCGGAGTGCAAAGTGGAGCAGGTTCTGGAGGCAGGCTCAATGATCAACACACCATCAATGATTTATACCAATTAATTggtcaactacaacaacaaaataccATTAATAATCaaataatgatgaaaatgaactATATGTCGGAGTCCTTGCAACAAGTTCAACAAAATCTTCGCGAATTGAACCAGCAGGTTATGTACACTATCAAgggcaacaacaatggttCTAATGTGTTTGGTGGAGGCAATGCTACTGCGTTTGAGTTAAGTACTGGAGCAGGAGGTAATAATTTCAACAATCAGTTTAAAACAATTGAGATCTTCACAAagcatttgaaaaagttgaacaaAGAAATGGAAGAAATGACGAATGGGCATCAAATGGGGCCAAGTTCAAATGCTGGGGCACCTGCCGACGTAATTACACAGAATGGGCAACAAgcgcagcagcaacaaaccgaacaacaacaacaacaacaacaacaacaacaacaacaacaacaacaaccaataccaccacagcagcagcagcagcagcaacaaccacaacaacagcttCCACATAATACTGCCTCGGCATCTCATCAGATCCAAGCGAACTCGACCAATAGTGCttttgaagatgacgatTTATCTAGAAAGAACCTTTTCCGTTCACTCGCAGGTACAGCAGGATCAGCAACAATATCTAATGCTACATCTCCTTACAGTTTTGAGAATTTCGGGGGTTATACAACTCACggtgcaacaacaactacgaCAAGAAATGGTGTTGGCATTGGTACCAACGGTGCCCAACTAAATGGAAGTATGATATATGATAAATCACCTTTAGCGCAGGCGCAGATTCCGCAGATTCCACTTTcatcacaacaacaacaacaacaacaacaacaacaacagcagcaacaacaacaacaccatcatcaacagcatcagctaAAGGGAGGTCGAAATAAACAATTTAGAAACATCAACCGCCCACCTTTACTctcacaacaacaacaacaactcccccaaaaccaacaacacctaCATCATCAACTGCCGCCTTCATCAGCACCACCCGTACCAGTACCAGTACCAgtaccaccatcatcattatcttcttcttcatcacaTGCTCAAAATAATGCCTTTGCTAATTCCTATATGCTTCCCATGCCTCCCTTGCTCACCGAAGATAAGACCAGCGGACTCAATGATCCATCGTCGCAATTCATGATGCCACGAGAGAATGGCAATTTGATGACATCTTCATTGCGACTGCAGCCCTCGCATACTCGAGCCATACCACCTCAGGCATCGACAGCAACATTCCCatttgatgataatgacaTTGAACAAAGCATAGATGAATTGGAACAACAGGCTGGTGGGCCAAGTTCAAATAATGGCCCAGGACAGAATAACTCTAACTCCAACAGCAGTAGCAATCACCGGAACGCTGatgacaacaacagcaacaacaatagcaatgGCAacccacaacaacatcaacaccaacaccagcaccagcaccagcaacaacaacaacaacaacaacaacaacaacaactaggGAATCAGTCCTCTACAGTTGCTCATCATGATCAAATTGATATTGTCAATGGTCACATTCTAGACCATAGACACGATAATCAAGTTGCCAAGACGCCTTACGGCAAGCGAAGAAAAGTAAGTACGAACAGTATTCATAGCATGACCAGCAGAAGCAGCAGTATCACGGCAGATTTGAAGAATACTACGCATCCCAATGATGTTCCACAATATAAATTAGAACGAAGTTTAAAAAACATTGAGGATATTTGGAAAGAATATGCTCATGGAATGAACGATAAGCCGCCATTGAAAACACTAGAGTCCAAGTTTGGAACGAAATGGAGAAATGAGACTGAATCACGAACATTTTtgagaaggaagaaaatatATGAGGCGATAGAAATTGGGAAAAGTAAAGGGTacgaggaagaagaagttatCAGAGAATTGGAAGAGTATAGAAGTTACGAAAAAGCAGGTAATGTGAAGAAGAGGCCATTGTCGTGGTTGAGTGCAAACATGCCTGAGAAGTATAATAATCCTGAAGAATGA
- the LCB3 gene encoding Long-chain base-1-phosphate phosphatase: MSDRVFTKSSITLLHSHNLDGLFGFIYQLSDFMMYQSQNGQDQLSYLDVPQQQQQQQQQQQQQQQQQQQKQQAQQQQQQQKETVQEAEKQKQHTLLEKKPLYALASNDSQDHSNDAGNKEDDHYKKSLSPLRYKLRSLLLPLIRYETDILFQLQTKLRNPILDFYFAWTANLASHTFYVLMLPPPFWFGASDLSRDLVYVLGLGIYFTGFLKDFFCLPRPRSPPLHRITMSSYTSQEYGFPSSHSANATAVTLVVLASLIKNKESFNTGSFYSLVVGLGLYYSSLIFGRLYCGMHGFLDIIVGSSVGLILFLFRHYWGKVWDNFLFNYGLWLGALMIIGIFVSLIHFHSEPIDDCPCFDDTVAFIGVLIGMDLSHLVAHETGYLYKLNTFGDYFLIPFDSTRGVVNIVARFILGVLLVVVWKSVSKPVVFTILPPIYKFIGVYLPRRNFISTAHTTQSTRNIRSTSISNDSSQIGDLNKFIKGVTDHKNIDNYGPSSDIDYYEILDYNKQQQQKRKEENEINSRNGNKEIDMEKLNFKSGVFKYRYDVEIVGRLLVYAGVATTAIWGFIFASRLLEL; this comes from the exons ATGa GTGATAGG GTCTTCACCAAGAGCAGCATTACCTTATTGCATAGCCATAACCTTGACGGATTATTTGGTTTTATATATCAATTGCTGGATTTCATGATGTACCAATCTCAAAATGGACAGGATCAGCTAAGCTATCTCGACGTACctcagcagcaacagcaacaacaacaacaacaacaacaacaacaacaacaacaacaacagaagcAACAAgcacagcaacagcaacaacagcaaaaagAGACGGTCCAGGAGGCtgagaaacaaaagcaacatACCcttttagaaaaaaaaccactCTATGCATTAGCCTCCAACGACTCACAAGATCATTCAAATGACGCAGGAAACAAGGAAGACGACCACTATAAGAAAAGTCTATCGCCATTGAGATACAAATTGCGATCCTTGCTTCTTCCTTTGATCAGGTACGAAACAGATATTTTATTCCAGCTCCAAACTAAATTGAGAAATCCCATATTAGATTTTTATTTCGCATGGACGGCCAACTTGGCCAGCCATACTTTTTATGTCTTGATGCTTCCACCACCATTCTGGTTTGGCGCTAGTGATTTGAGTCGTGACTTGGTCTATGTGTTGGGATTGGGAATATACTTTACTGGGTTCCTTAAAGACTTTTTCTGCTTGCCTAGACCTAGGTCACCTCCCCTACATAGAATCACAATGTCGAGTTATACTTCGCAGGAGTATGGGTTCCCATCGTCGCACTCGGCAAATGCCACGGCAGTGACATTGGTTGTATTGGCGtcattgatcaaaaatAAGGAGTCGTTTAACACTGGGAGCTTTTACTCATTGGTTGTTGGATTGGGATTGTACTACTCATCATTGATCTTTGGAAGATTGTACTGTGGAATGCACGGTTTTCTTGATATTATCGTTGGCTCTAGCGTTGGGTTGatcttgtttttatttagACATTATTGGGGTAAAGTATGGgacaattttcttttcaattatGGTTTGTGGCTTGGAGCACTTATGATTATTGGTATCTTTGTTTCCCTAATCCACTTCCATTCCGAGCCAATTGATGATTGCCCCTGTTTTGATGATACTGTTGCCTTTATTGGTGTGTTGATAGGTATGGATTTGAGTCATTTGGTTGCTCATGAAACAGGTTACCTTTACAAACTAAACACTTTTGGTGACTATTTCTTGATTCCGTTTGATAGTACCCGCGGTGTGGTGAATATTGTTGCGAGATTCATCTTGGGTGTTTTGTTAGTCGTCGTGTGGAAGAGTGTTTCCAAGCCAGTCGTTTTCACCATCTTACCGCCAATCTATAAATTCATTGGTGTGTATTTACCACGAAGAAATTTCATATCTACTGCACATACTACACAGTCCACGAGGAATATCCGTTCAACATCGATTTCAAATGACTCTAGTCAAATTGGGGATTTGAACAAATTCATCAAAGGAGTAACTGATCATAAGAATATCGATAATTATGGGCCGAGCTCCGATATTGATTACTACGAGATCTTGGACTACAacaagcaacaacaacagaaaagaaaagaagaaaacgaaaTCAATCTGAGAAATGGCAACAAAGAGATTGATATGGAAAAGTTGAATTTCAAAAGCGGCGTGTTCAAGTATAGATACGATGTTGAGATTGTTGGTAGGCTACTTGTCTATGCAGGAGTTGCAACCACTGCCATATGGGGTTTTATATTTGCATCGAGGCTTTTAGAGCTATAG
- the RHO4 gene encoding Rho GTPase produces the protein MSSSARNSKRNSFVSAFSPVTKPSPRFGSPRFESQQSFNSYEVAQQQQHQRQSQSQSQSLYPDQPNMTMYQQHPNSPRIIIDSDPTVPDFHDIPMSQNKTCNYKMKLVIVGDGAVGKSCLLISYSSNQFPEIYVPTVFENYVRTVMSPSGKSIELALWDTAGQEEYDRLRPLSYPEADMILICFALDNLTSLMNVKEIWFPEVSHYCPGIPVILVGTKADLENKSGSSEYDTDHGTGTNSYNDIPEQLPLQIATEIGAIAYLKCSAKTMFNTRTVFNFALNHFQKHMEMQEQIQKSQSSSSRKRFSKRFGSNGSNGGSNGFGSAHGSGNYNHLRTGSNTSNSRRGHLKNTSYDSTILLDQPLTEDKYESNPYGDFGGGGYGGSGKPSHDTYSGNGEFDFIKEHEKRYKKKNKKCVIL, from the coding sequence ATGTCTTCATCAGCTAGAAACTCAAAAAGGAATTCCTTCGTTTCGGCCTTCTCACCAGTGACGAAACCATCACCCCGTTTTGGGTCACCCAGATTCGAGTCACAGCAAAGTTTCAATTCCTATGAAGTTgcgcaacaacaacaacaccaaaggcaaagtcaaagtcaaagtcaaagcCTATACCCAGATCAGCCGAACATGACAATGTACCAACAACATCCTAATTCGCCTAGAATAATCATTGACTCGGACCCCACCGTGCCCGATTTCCATGATATCCCCATGtctcaaaacaaaacatgcAATTACAAAATGAAACTTGTCATTGTAGGTGACGGTGCTGTGGGGAAATCGTGCCTTTTAATCAGTTATTCACTGAACCAGTTCCCGGAAATATACGTTCCTACAGTGTTTGAGAACTATGTACGAACAGTGATGTCACCATCGGGCAAAAGTATCGAATTGGCATTGTGGGATACTGCGGGACAGGAAGAATACGATAGATTGCGACCCTTGAGCTACCCCGAAGCAGATATGATCttgatttgttttgctttggaTAATTTGACGAGTTTGATGAATGTAAAGGAAATTTGGTTCCCCGAAGTTAGTCACTATTGTCCAGGAATACCCGTTATTTTGGTAGGTACCAAAGCGGACTTGGAGAATAAGAGTGGGTCACTGGAGTATGACACTGACCATGGAACTGGCACAAATAGTTACAATGATATACCAGAGCAATTGCCACTCCAAATCGCGACGGAAATAGGCGCTATAGCATATTTGAAGTGTTCGGCGAAAACAATGTTCAACACCAGAactgttttcaattttgcaCTAAACCATTTCCAGAAACATATGGAGATGCAAgaacaaattcaaaaaagtcagagtagcagtagtaggAAAAGATTCAGCAAACGCTTCGGAAGTAATGGAAGCAATGGAGGTAGTAATGGATTCGGGAGTGCACATGGCAGTGGTAACTACAACCATTTGAGGACAGGAAGCAACACGTCGAATTCCAGGAGAGGGCACTTGAAAAACACCTCGTATGACTCAACCATATTATTGGACCAACCATTGACTGAGGACAAGTATGAACTGAACCCCTATGGCGATTTTGGCGGTGGAGGCTATGGTGGAAGTGGGAAACCAAGCCATGATACGTATAGTGGGAATGGCGAGTTCGATTTCATTAAGGAACATGAAAAGAggtacaagaagaagaataagaaatGTGTGATTCTATAA